One part of the Pieris napi chromosome 4, ilPieNapi1.2, whole genome shotgun sequence genome encodes these proteins:
- the LOC125049138 gene encoding uncharacterized protein LOC125049138: MDPQYLLKDEVEFELACRGYVQPGGFASALRLILRKMMFVEQSQEVSYEIKLPSGYIKNPNKNLDVCSNKLDTILRYISELNEKPDKQLYKRLVSRLSHIVNRLNLMEPLAEIDKDKRTVLIDKAIVLLSELENKDEIEDDDNITSEMKELLHKSIGEDSKKVLNEIDNDCPSTSVGEHKTTLPNTDNIALLNQQKRVSFGHDIFEEGPLSDKFINLPLNSTSREDYNTIRKNKLVPISQWGVYFSGDGLLYKKICLKQYPDKSNDWKLYIPEILRSTILKRCHNDVKAGHLGIRKTVFRVKQYYYWPNILGDVKRHVGQCEICAKFKVSQRLPFGHMGHQRHVNRPWQIISLDLMGPFPRSKSGNTMLLVITCFFSKFVLLFPLRSGKADKICSIVESQFLLFGVPQVIISDNGKQFESKLFKELVNSYGSQIWYTPNYHPQSNPTERVNRVIGTMISSFINTKKHNEWDLHLQSFAHAVRTSVHETTGYTPSFLFFGRETAIPPKVTSMSHDAVNMFDIPLSFNAKEFLVGNKKLFSIYEKVEQKMKDAHKKSTCYYNLKRREAKFNVGDTVWKRNKFLSNAGKKFMAKLAPKFDKAIIVERLSSNVFRLNSWYGKPLGVWHAKDLKPYWNSE, translated from the exons ATGGATCcacaatatttattgaagGATGAAGTGGAGTTTGAGCTTGCTTGTCGTGGTTATGTGCAGCCAGGTGGTTTTGCCTCTGCATTGAGACTAATTTTAAGAAAGATGATGTTTGTTGAACAGTCACAAGAAGTGtcttatgaaattaaattaccttCTGGTTATATAAAGAACCCTAATAAAAACCTAGACGTTTGTTCGAATAAGCTAGATACTATTTTGCGTTACATTTctgaattaaatgaaaaacctgataaacaattatataaacgATTAGTTTCACGCTTGTCTCATATTGTAAATAGGTTGAATTTAATGGAACCTTTAGCTGAAATTGATAAGGACAAGCGTACAGTTCTTATAGATAAGGCTATCGTTCTTCTATCTGAATTAGAAAATAAGGACGAGATAGAGGATGATGATAACATAACTTCTGAAATGAAAGAACTTTTACATAAGTCGATCGGTGAGGAtagtaaaaaagttttaaatgaaattgatAACGATTGTCCAAGTACATCAGTTGGGGAACATAAAACTACACTACCTAATACAGACAATATAGCTTTATTGAATCAACAAAAACGGGTTAGTTTTGGACACGATATATTTGAGGAAGGTCCTCTTTCTGAcaagtttattaatttgcCTTTAAATTCTACGTCGCGTGAAGATTATAATACAAttcgtaaaaataaacttgtGCCAATTAGTCAATGGGGGGTTTATTTTTCCGGCGATG GCTTGTTGTATAAAAAGATTTGTTTGAAACAATATCCTGATAAGTCTAATGATTGGAAGTTATATATTCCGGAGATTCTTAGATCTACTATTTTGAAGCGCTGTCATAATGATGTAAAGGCGGGTCATTTAGGCATTCGGAAAACGGTTTTTAgagtaaaacaatattattattggccGAATATTTTAGGTGATGTGAAACGCCACGTCGGTCAATGTGAAATTTGtgcaaaatttaaagtttctcAACGTTTGCCTTTTGGTCACATGGGTCATCAAAGGCATGTTAATAGACCGTGGCAAATTATATCATTAGATTTAATGGGACCTTTTCCAAGAAGCAAAAGTGGTAACACTATGCTTTTAGTTATAACctgtttttttagtaaatttgttttactatTTCCACTTAGATCTGGTAAAGCAGATAAGATTTGCAGTATTGTTGAAAGccaatttttactttttggtgTTCCACAAGTAATTATTTCAGATAATGGTAAGCAATTTGaatcaaaattgtttaaagaactaGTCAATAGTTATGGCTCTCAAATTTGGTATACTCCTAATTATCATCCACAGAGTAACCCTACAGAGCGAGTTAATAGGGTTATTGGCACAATGATATCGAGTTTCATTAATACTAAGAAACATAATGAATGGGATTTGCATTTGCAAAGTTTTGCTCATGCTGTTAGGACTTCAGTTCATGAAACCACAGGCTACACCCCATCTTTCCTCTTCTTTGGCAGAGAAACAGCTATTCCCCCCAAAGTTACAAGTATGTCGCATGACGCAGTTAATATGTTTGACATTCCTTTAAGTTTTAATGCAAAAGAATTTCTTGTAGGTAATAAGAAGCTTTTTAGCATCTATGAGAAGGTTGAACAGAAGATGAAAGACGCACATAAAAAAAgtacatgttattataatttaaaacgtaGGGAGGCTAAATTTAATGTAGGTGACACCGTTtggaaaagaaataaatttttgtctaacgcaggaaaaaaatttatggcTAAATTGGCCCCAAAATTTGATAAGGCTATAATTGTTGAAAGATTGTCTAGTAATGTTTTTAGGTTAAATAGCTGGTATGGCAAACCGTTAGGGGTTTGGCATGCGAAAGACTTGAAGCCATACTGGAATAGTGAGTAG